The Prevotella fusca JCM 17724 genome includes a window with the following:
- a CDS encoding Mrp/NBP35 family ATP-binding protein — MTLYPKLITDALEKVIYPGTKKNIIESEMLADTPSINGNKVSIILIFPRETDPFLKSTLKAVEAQIHYSVGKEVEVTITTEFKNAPRPEVGKLLPEVKNIIAVSSGKGGVGKSTVSANLAIALARLGYKVGLLDTDIFGPSMPKMFGVEDERPYGVQKDGRQLIEPVEKYGVKLLSIGFFVNPDTATLWRGGMATSALKQLIADADWGDLDYFILDTPPGTSDIHLTLMQTLAITGAIIVSTPQNVALADARKGIDMYRNDKVNIPILGLVENMAWFTPAELPENKYYIFGKDGCKSLAKELDCPLLAQIPIVQSICENGDKGTPAATQIETITGQSFLSLAQAVVTVVNRRNKEQAPTKIVDVKN; from the coding sequence ATGACACTATATCCAAAACTTATCACAGACGCACTGGAAAAGGTTATCTATCCAGGCACGAAGAAGAACATTATCGAAAGTGAGATGCTGGCAGACACACCCAGCATCAACGGCAACAAGGTGAGCATCATACTCATCTTCCCACGTGAGACCGACCCATTCCTCAAATCAACCCTCAAGGCTGTCGAGGCACAGATTCACTACTCCGTGGGCAAGGAAGTGGAAGTTACCATTACCACTGAGTTCAAGAACGCACCTCGCCCGGAGGTAGGCAAGCTCCTGCCCGAGGTAAAGAACATCATCGCCGTCAGCTCCGGCAAGGGAGGAGTGGGAAAGAGCACCGTCTCCGCCAACCTCGCCATCGCACTGGCACGCCTCGGCTACAAGGTAGGACTGCTCGACACTGACATCTTCGGTCCGAGCATGCCAAAGATGTTCGGCGTAGAAGACGAACGCCCATACGGTGTCCAGAAGGACGGTCGCCAGCTCATCGAACCTGTTGAGAAATACGGCGTAAAACTGCTCTCCATCGGCTTCTTCGTCAATCCCGACACTGCAACTCTCTGGCGTGGCGGCATGGCGACCTCAGCACTGAAGCAGCTCATCGCTGATGCCGACTGGGGCGACCTCGATTATTTCATCCTTGACACACCACCGGGAACCAGCGACATCCACCTCACCCTCATGCAGACACTTGCCATCACAGGTGCCATCATCGTCTCCACACCACAGAACGTAGCCTTGGCTGATGCACGCAAGGGTATCGACATGTACCGCAACGACAAGGTGAACATCCCTATCCTCGGACTGGTTGAGAACATGGCATGGTTCACACCTGCCGAACTCCCTGAAAACAAATACTACATCTTCGGCAAGGACGGCTGTAAGAGCCTCGCCAAGGAACTTGACTGTCCGCTCCTCGCCCAGATTCCGATTGTACAAAGCATCTGCGAGAATGGCGACAAGGGCACACCGGCAGCCACACAGATTGAAACCATCACCGGACAGTCTTTCCTCAGTCTTGCACAGGCTGTTGTCACCGTGGTGAACCGCCGCAACAAGGAGCAGGCTCCGACGAAAATCGTCGATGTGAAGAACTGA
- a CDS encoding DUF4280 domain-containing protein, protein MMSTLPSQIVTERKAKVLYGKEKKALLNTCDKKLTCQLQCRIKVSYYDGLSGLLLGLTLGAAVVALTVLTCGAGAAVVGAAVAIATTATNVAFAASMALFVGGAASYGAAATYKYLANECDDSLTGEWGMFHGKAKIEGHNALLERSMLTCSKGGVVTLVMDHAKALELAQMISKTNNEISNVNAWSKIKQGFIGNVSNALLAGFQGQAAGSAIAVIIGSGLSVYFYCTSDVENFRDSNVRKQNSYAKSALEKDDDQTSMKTDHSVLTSSDGITVGSVSGGGLVGAGTEVVATVTIRNDELAKESMKQNENALKYILAGNEEAAEGAYRKAGELMGKQQGVTANSFKEIFTGKTSVLKFKVPNGVFIGAGLAIGVLGAMWNNHIEGNDNEDENILYKDMVKEIIKSRKENKKKITIVANTL, encoded by the coding sequence ATGATGTCTACATTACCCAGCCAAATCGTGACGGAAAGAAAAGCCAAGGTCTTGTATGGCAAGGAAAAGAAAGCGTTACTCAACACCTGCGACAAGAAATTAACCTGTCAGTTGCAGTGTCGCATCAAAGTTTCGTATTATGATGGGCTTAGCGGCTTGCTTCTTGGTCTGACACTGGGTGCAGCCGTTGTAGCTCTGACGGTCCTGACATGTGGAGCTGGTGCAGCAGTGGTTGGTGCAGCAGTGGCTATTGCAACAACGGCTACAAATGTTGCTTTTGCAGCCTCAATGGCTTTGTTTGTGGGAGGAGCGGCATCCTATGGTGCGGCTGCAACTTACAAATACTTAGCCAACGAATGTGATGATTCGCTTACTGGAGAGTGGGGGATGTTCCATGGAAAGGCTAAGATCGAGGGGCATAATGCCCTTTTGGAGCGTTCAATGCTTACTTGCAGTAAAGGCGGTGTCGTGACATTGGTTATGGACCATGCCAAGGCTTTAGAGTTAGCGCAAATGATAAGCAAGACTAACAATGAGATTAGTAATGTAAATGCGTGGTCAAAGATCAAGCAGGGATTCATAGGCAATGTCTCTAATGCGTTGCTTGCAGGTTTCCAGGGACAGGCTGCAGGGTCTGCGATAGCAGTGATAATAGGTTCCGGGCTGTCGGTTTACTTCTATTGTACCAGTGATGTTGAGAACTTTCGTGATAGTAATGTCCGGAAACAAAATTCGTATGCGAAATCAGCACTTGAAAAAGATGATGACCAGACGTCAATGAAAACAGACCATAGTGTTCTGACGAGCTCAGACGGAATAACGGTAGGTTCTGTGTCAGGGGGAGGGCTTGTTGGAGCTGGCACTGAGGTTGTGGCAACAGTAACAATACGCAACGATGAGTTGGCAAAAGAATCCATGAAACAAAATGAGAATGCTTTGAAATATATCTTAGCAGGTAACGAGGAGGCAGCAGAAGGAGCTTACAGAAAGGCTGGTGAATTGATGGGGAAGCAGCAGGGTGTCACTGCTAATTCTTTTAAGGAAATATTCACGGGCAAGACTTCTGTTTTGAAATTTAAAGTTCCCAATGGGGTTTTCATTGGTGCAGGTCTGGCTATAGGCGTTTTAGGTGCTATGTGGAATAATCATATAGAGGGGAATGATAATGAAGATGAAAATATATTATATAAGGATATGGTAAAAGAAATTATAAAGAGTCGTAAAGAAAATAAGAAAAAGATTACAATTGTAGCAAATACATTATAA
- a CDS encoding TerB family tellurite resistance protein encodes MGKLEELKKNLLADGVIDKEEVAQLREVLYADGVIDAEEVEFLFELNDAVSGKDNAPEWQEFFVEAVSDNILADGEIDEEEVKMLSEKISGDGQVDETEKALLLNLKAKAKNFPAALEALLK; translated from the coding sequence ATGGGAAAATTAGAAGAATTGAAGAAAAACCTTCTCGCTGACGGTGTAATCGACAAGGAAGAGGTAGCACAGCTCCGTGAAGTACTCTATGCTGACGGCGTAATCGATGCAGAAGAAGTTGAATTCCTATTTGAGCTCAACGATGCTGTTTCCGGTAAGGACAATGCTCCTGAGTGGCAGGAGTTCTTCGTTGAGGCTGTTTCTGATAACATTCTCGCAGACGGTGAGATTGACGAGGAAGAAGTCAAGATGCTGTCTGAGAAGATCAGCGGTGATGGTCAGGTAGACGAAACAGAGAAAGCACTGCTTCTGAACTTGAAGGCAAAAGCTAAGAACTTCCCTGCTGCCCTCGAAGCACTTTTGAAATAA
- a CDS encoding DUF4280 domain-containing protein, with protein MYGKEKKALLNTCDKKLTCQLQCRIKVSYYDGLSGLLLGLTLGAAVVALTVLTCGAGTAVVAAAVIATGALGGAAVYYADKTTESRLAKHECDSTTGGTWELFHRKAYIEGANAVLERSFLTCQKGGIVSLVMSHEKALELSKKISDSNKKILELNYYSNLSQGFVGAAANAFKASGAGGCSRSHHRLGAGSV; from the coding sequence TTGTATGGCAAGGAAAAGAAAGCGTTACTCAACACCTGCGACAAGAAATTAACCTGTCAGTTGCAGTGTCGCATCAAAGTTTCGTATTATGATGGGCTTAGCGGCTTGCTTCTTGGTCTGACATTGGGCGCAGCCGTTGTGGCTCTGACGGTCCTGACATGTGGAGCTGGCACGGCAGTCGTTGCGGCAGCGGTCATTGCCACAGGTGCTTTAGGTGGAGCTGCAGTGTATTATGCTGATAAGACAACGGAAAGCAGACTTGCAAAGCATGAGTGTGACAGTACTACGGGAGGGACATGGGAGCTGTTTCATCGCAAGGCTTATATAGAAGGAGCGAATGCGGTTTTGGAACGTTCTTTCCTTACCTGTCAGAAAGGAGGGATTGTCTCTCTGGTGATGAGTCATGAAAAAGCTCTTGAACTGTCAAAGAAGATCAGCGATAGTAATAAGAAGATATTAGAGTTGAATTACTATTCCAATCTTTCACAAGGTTTTGTTGGAGCAGCTGCTAATGCCTTCAAGGCATCAGGTGCTGGGGGATGTAGTAGGTCTCATCATCGGCTCGGGGCTGGCAGTGTATGA
- a CDS encoding BaiN/RdsA family NAD(P)/FAD-dependent oxidoreductase translates to MDIAIIGGGAAGFMAAITARRANPASRVTIFERAQKVLAKVEITGGGRCNVTNSFAAITDMKQAYPRGHKLMKRLMKAFSHEDTYRWFERYGVPLVTQEDECVFPKAQDSHVIIDCLVRQARELEVTVCCRHRLTDFRRVEDGRLELMFENGSHRLFHRAIVTTGGSPHARGLEYLTRLGHEIEAPVPSLFTFNIRDRAFCNLMGTVVDSVVTAVPGTKMRAQGALLVTHWGVSGPAVLKLSSYAARWLAEHEYKAPFAVSWTGERTRQEVEETLLQLQAANPRKQLGTLHPFGLPSRLWLYILNKLGLDAVKPWGEIGRKTLNRLTETLVNDQYTIAGKGVFREEFVTCGGVSLQSVNAKTLESKVCPGLFFAGEVLDIDAITGGFNLQAAWTTGVVAGLCAADC, encoded by the coding sequence ATGGATATAGCAATCATTGGCGGTGGAGCAGCGGGGTTCATGGCTGCCATTACAGCTCGTAGAGCAAATCCTGCAAGTAGGGTGACAATCTTTGAAAGGGCACAGAAGGTGCTGGCAAAGGTGGAGATTACGGGTGGCGGACGCTGCAATGTGACGAACAGCTTTGCTGCTATAACGGACATGAAGCAGGCTTATCCTCGTGGACATAAGCTGATGAAGCGGCTGATGAAAGCGTTTAGTCATGAAGATACCTATCGGTGGTTTGAACGGTATGGTGTACCGTTGGTGACACAGGAAGATGAATGTGTCTTCCCGAAAGCACAGGATTCGCATGTCATTATCGACTGTCTGGTGCGGCAGGCTCGTGAGTTGGAGGTGACGGTGTGTTGCCGGCATCGGCTGACAGACTTCCGACGTGTGGAGGATGGGAGGTTGGAGCTTATGTTTGAGAATGGTTCACATCGCCTGTTCCATCGTGCCATAGTAACAACGGGTGGGTCGCCCCACGCTCGTGGTTTGGAGTACCTTACACGCCTTGGACATGAGATTGAAGCACCTGTGCCTTCGCTCTTCACCTTTAATATAAGGGACCGTGCTTTCTGCAATCTCATGGGAACGGTTGTCGATTCCGTCGTGACGGCTGTTCCTGGAACGAAGATGCGTGCTCAGGGGGCATTGCTTGTGACACATTGGGGCGTGAGTGGACCGGCTGTCCTGAAATTGTCTTCATACGCTGCGCGTTGGCTTGCGGAACATGAATATAAAGCTCCGTTTGCTGTCAGCTGGACAGGTGAGCGGACGCGACAAGAAGTGGAGGAGACGCTCTTGCAGTTGCAGGCTGCGAATCCACGAAAGCAGCTCGGTACGCTGCATCCTTTCGGCCTTCCAAGTCGTCTATGGCTCTATATCTTGAACAAACTTGGCTTAGACGCAGTGAAACCGTGGGGTGAGATAGGGCGCAAGACTTTGAACCGCCTGACAGAGACCTTGGTCAATGACCAGTACACCATTGCCGGTAAGGGTGTTTTCCGTGAGGAATTTGTGACTTGTGGTGGTGTCAGCCTGCAGTCTGTCAATGCCAAGACCCTTGAGAGTAAAGTCTGTCCCGGTCTTTTCTTTGCGGGCGAGGTTTTGGATATCGATGCCATAACAGGTGGTTTCAATCTGCAGGCAGCATGGACGACTGGTGTCGTGGCAGGACTGTGTGCGGCAGATTGCTGA
- a CDS encoding pyridoxamine 5'-phosphate oxidase family protein translates to MKYVNDRVRRQDRLMDEDRAMELLRDGEYGVLSMVSEGAGYGVPVNFVWDGDHSVYIHCAPEGRKLEAIGQNPKVSLCIIGNVHLLPRNFTTEYESAIFFGEAHVHLSEEEKMHALHLLIDKLSSDFKDIGDKYAHKSFHRVEIIRVDFTEFSGKRKKVIP, encoded by the coding sequence ATGAAATATGTTAATGACCGTGTTCGCAGGCAGGACCGTCTGATGGATGAGGACCGTGCTATGGAACTGTTGCGTGATGGTGAGTATGGTGTCTTGAGTATGGTTTCGGAAGGTGCAGGCTATGGAGTCCCTGTAAACTTTGTTTGGGACGGTGACCACAGTGTTTATATTCATTGTGCTCCTGAGGGACGTAAGCTGGAAGCCATCGGACAGAATCCGAAGGTGTCGCTTTGCATTATCGGTAATGTTCATCTGCTGCCACGTAACTTCACCACTGAGTATGAAAGTGCCATCTTCTTTGGTGAGGCACATGTCCATCTCTCTGAAGAAGAGAAGATGCACGCCCTGCATCTGCTGATTGACAAGCTGTCATCCGATTTCAAGGATATTGGTGACAAGTATGCTCATAAGAGTTTCCACCGAGTTGAGATTATTCGTGTTGACTTTACCGAGTTCAGTGGAAAACGTAAGAAAGTGATTCCGTAG
- a CDS encoding DUF4280 domain-containing protein yields MAQSYIPAGTDVICTEMTGGVPAQLGLTREAKVLYGKEKKPLLNTCDKKLSCSLQCRIKQTFFSGLGGLLIGLAAGALVVAFVIATAGAGAAVVGAAAAIATTATNVAFAASMALFVGGAASYGAAATYKYLANECDDSLTGEWGMFHGKAKIEGHNALLEPSMLTCSKGGVVTLVMDHAKALELAQMISKTNNEISNVNAWSKIKQGFIGNVSNALLAGFQGQAAGSAIAVIIGSGLSVYFYCTSDVENFRDSNVRKQNSYAKSALEKDDDQTSMKTDHSVLTSSDGITVGSVSGGGLVGAGTEVVATVTIRNDELAKESMKQNENALKYILAGNEEAAEGAYRKAGELMGKQQGVNLNSFKEIFTGRTRVFKYNVHNGAFIGAGLAIGVLGAMWNNHIEWGDNKEENLLYKSMIDKIKKARKNNKTKTSILANSL; encoded by the coding sequence ATGGCACAATCATATATACCTGCCGGAACAGATGTTATCTGCACGGAGATGACAGGAGGAGTTCCGGCACAATTAGGACTCACACGTGAAGCTAAGGTCTTGTATGGCAAAGAGAAAAAGCCTTTGCTGAATACTTGTGACAAGAAGTTGAGTTGCTCGTTACAATGTCGTATCAAACAGACATTCTTTTCTGGACTTGGTGGCTTGCTCATTGGTCTTGCTGCTGGAGCTTTGGTTGTTGCATTTGTAATAGCTACAGCGGGAGCTGGTGCAGCAGTGGTTGGTGCAGCAGCGGCTATTGCAACAACGGCTACAAATGTAGCTTTTGCAGCCTCAATGGCTTTGTTTGTGGGAGGAGCGGCATCCTATGGTGCGGCTGCAACTTACAAATACTTAGCCAACGAATGTGATGATTCGCTTACTGGAGAGTGGGGGATGTTCCATGGAAAGGCTAAGATCGAGGGGCATAATGCCCTTTTGGAGCCTTCAATGCTTACTTGCAGTAAAGGCGGTGTCGTGACATTGGTTATGGACCATGCCAAGGCTTTAGAGTTAGCGCAAATGATAAGCAAGACAAACAATGAGATTAGTAATGTAAATGCGTGGTCAAAGATCAAGCAGGGATTCATAGGCAATGTCTCTAATGCGTTGCTTGCAGGTTTCCAGGGACAGGCTGCCGGGTCTGCGATAGCAGTGATAATAGGTTCCGGGCTGTCAGTTTACTTCTATTGTACCAGTGATGTTGAGAACTTTCGTGATAGTAATGTCCGGAAACAAAATTCGTATGCGAAATCAGCACTTGAAAAAGACGATGACCAGACGTCAATGAAAACAGACCATAGTGTTCTGACGAGCTCAGACGGAATAACGGTAGGTTCTGTGTCAGGGGGAGGACTTGTTGGAGCTGGCACTGAGGTTGTGGCAACAGTAACAATACGCAACGATGAGTTGGCAAAAGAATCCATGAAACAAAATGAGAATGCTTTGAAATATATCTTAGCAGGTAACGAGGAGGCAGCAGAAGGAGCTTACAGGAAGGCAGGTGAATTGATGGGGAAGCAGCAGGGAGTAAATCTTAATTCCTTTAAAGAGATTTTCACTGGTAGGACTCGTGTGTTTAAGTATAATGTCCATAATGGGGCTTTTATTGGTGCAGGTCTGGCTATAGGCGTTTTAGGTGCTATGTGGAATAATCATATAGAATGGGGAGATAATAAGGAAGAAAATCTGTTATATAAAAGTATGATTGATAAAATAAAGAAAGCAAGGAAAAATAATAAAACTAAAACCTCAATCTTAGCAAATAGCTTATAA